A genomic stretch from Chitinophaga agri includes:
- a CDS encoding response regulator transcription factor, whose product MSDKSASLAIVDDHLIVLEGLQQLLLGAAEITIAGCFTTGHSFLSLLKQQSVDIVLLDISLPDISGIDLCLEIKRQSPATIVLALSNHSERSMVLQMLQQGASGYLLKNIAGDELIVCIQEALRGQITFSQAVKEIMSRPSVTELKGIPRLTRREKEILQLIAEGQTTPDIAATLHLSPLTVETHRKSLLQKFEVKNVALLIRTAVEHKLL is encoded by the coding sequence ATGTCGGATAAGAGCGCCTCACTGGCTATTGTAGACGATCACCTGATCGTACTGGAGGGATTGCAGCAACTGCTGCTGGGCGCAGCTGAAATTACAATTGCGGGCTGCTTTACAACAGGTCATTCATTTTTGTCGTTGCTAAAGCAGCAGTCTGTTGACATCGTACTGCTTGATATCAGTCTGCCTGATATCAGTGGTATTGACCTGTGTCTGGAAATAAAGAGACAATCTCCCGCTACTATCGTACTGGCATTAAGCAACCATAGCGAACGCAGTATGGTATTGCAGATGTTGCAGCAGGGCGCTTCCGGTTACCTGCTGAAGAATATTGCAGGCGATGAGCTGATCGTCTGTATACAGGAGGCCCTGCGCGGACAGATCACTTTCAGTCAGGCGGTAAAAGAGATCATGTCCCGGCCGTCAGTGACCGAATTAAAAGGAATACCCCGGCTGACAAGAAGAGAAAAAGAAATACTGCAACTGATCGCCGAAGGTCAAACCACACCGGATATAGCAGCTACACTGCATTTAAGTCCGCTGACTGTTGAAACACATCGTAAAAGCCTGTTGCAGAAGTTTGAAGTGAAGAACGTTGCACTACTCATCAGGACTGCCGTTGAGCACAAGCTATTATAA
- a CDS encoding Zn-dependent protease: MKGRYSWLLLCILLTACEHVARQSETATRHVLILPLGRVKDVQIRQAYEGIRKIYPKTTVLPAQDMPAFTYYEPRNRNRADSLIAWMNRMAKPNEIYVGITMQDISTSKGMFSDYGVMGLGYCPGKACIISSYRLKNKQHFFKLVIHELGHNMGLSHCPVATCYMRDAKGGDPTAEETGFCTRCSAFLRKKGWDL; the protein is encoded by the coding sequence ATGAAGGGCAGATATAGCTGGCTGTTACTGTGTATACTGCTCACAGCGTGTGAGCATGTGGCCCGTCAGTCGGAAACAGCGACCAGGCACGTGTTAATACTGCCACTTGGCAGGGTCAAAGATGTGCAGATCAGACAGGCCTACGAGGGCATCCGTAAGATCTATCCTAAGACGACAGTACTGCCTGCACAGGATATGCCGGCATTTACCTACTACGAACCACGTAACAGGAACAGGGCAGACTCGCTGATCGCCTGGATGAACCGGATGGCTAAGCCCAATGAAATATATGTAGGCATCACCATGCAGGATATCAGTACCAGTAAGGGCATGTTTAGTGATTATGGTGTGATGGGACTGGGCTATTGTCCGGGGAAGGCCTGTATTATTTCCAGCTACCGGCTAAAGAACAAACAGCATTTTTTTAAACTTGTCATTCATGAACTGGGACATAACATGGGACTCTCGCATTGTCCGGTGGCTACCTGTTATATGCGGGATGCCAAAGGTGGAGACCCTACCGCGGAGGAAACAGGTTTCTGCACCAGATGCAGCGCTTTCCTGCGTAAAAAGGGCTGGGACCTGTAA
- a CDS encoding SRPBCC family protein: protein MSPILKKLLPAMLIPLVFALFVRLLFGIDGLWGLFGVMTIGFLFFMPFAMGALLIYFSSIEMVKKNWYCILIPWIPVFLFLAITLLFSIEGLACWLMALPLFMLAASLGGIIGARTKINRENGKTLHISLIVLLPLILSPLEQQLAQIPGRYKAYTSIDIHASKEQIWSHVTRVSEISAEQDKGWPTRTLGFPRPIKAELNYEGLGGYRKAIFDKGLVFDETVIDYDHERKMTFTIRANPFDIPSAAMDEHVVIGGDYFDVLNGTYELQQLDNDTYRLHLYSHFKLTTSFNFYASWWAGLIMKDIQNNILQIIKTRAEHEGQI from the coding sequence ATGTCACCTATACTGAAGAAGCTATTGCCTGCAATGCTTATCCCCCTTGTATTCGCCTTATTTGTGCGGTTATTATTTGGCATAGATGGTCTATGGGGCCTTTTCGGTGTTATGACCATTGGCTTCCTTTTCTTTATGCCATTTGCCATGGGCGCGTTACTGATTTACTTTTCCAGCATCGAAATGGTAAAAAAGAACTGGTATTGTATTCTCATCCCCTGGATACCTGTATTTCTCTTCCTGGCCATTACCCTGTTATTTAGCATTGAAGGACTGGCCTGCTGGCTGATGGCGCTCCCGCTGTTCATGCTGGCGGCTTCTCTTGGTGGTATAATTGGCGCACGTACAAAGATCAACAGGGAGAATGGTAAAACACTGCATATCTCTCTGATCGTATTACTGCCATTGATATTATCACCACTGGAACAGCAGCTGGCGCAGATACCCGGAAGGTATAAAGCATATACCTCCATCGATATTCATGCTTCGAAAGAACAGATCTGGAGCCATGTGACCAGGGTAAGTGAGATCAGTGCCGAGCAGGATAAGGGCTGGCCAACCCGGACACTCGGTTTTCCCCGTCCGATAAAAGCAGAACTGAACTATGAAGGGCTGGGGGGCTACAGAAAAGCAATCTTCGACAAAGGGCTTGTCTTTGATGAAACAGTCATTGACTATGATCATGAACGTAAAATGACGTTCACTATCAGGGCCAATCCATTTGATATTCCTTCTGCCGCTATGGACGAACATGTCGTGATCGGCGGTGATTATTTCGATGTGCTCAATGGTACCTATGAACTACAGCAGCTCGATAATGATACCTACAGACTACACCTGTACAGTCATTTTAAACTCACCACGTCCTTTAACTTCTATGCCAGCTGGTGGGCAGGCTTGATCATGAAAGACATCCAGAACAATATTCTACAGATCATCAAAACGAGAGCGGAACATGAAGGGCAGATATAG
- a CDS encoding RNA polymerase sigma factor has translation MAIPLWIKEAKKGSAAAQKCLFDALSDRMLMVCRRYVRNEQDAEELLLDGFYKFYAALPGLQYQGEAALYTWLKKVMINECLMFLRKKNSFVIVSEVADTVVLEEDVLNSLSAAEIFNLVIQLPAGYRTVFNLYVIEGMNHGEIAALLGISEGTSKSQLSKAKSLLQKMLTQQNIEYVKRRTQQ, from the coding sequence TTGGCGATACCATTATGGATAAAAGAAGCTAAAAAAGGCAGCGCTGCCGCCCAGAAATGCCTGTTTGATGCATTGTCAGACAGGATGCTGATGGTATGCCGCCGGTATGTCAGGAATGAGCAGGATGCAGAGGAGTTGTTACTGGACGGGTTTTACAAATTCTATGCTGCACTACCCGGATTGCAGTACCAGGGAGAAGCAGCCTTATATACCTGGCTGAAAAAGGTCATGATCAATGAGTGTCTGATGTTCCTGCGGAAGAAAAATTCCTTCGTGATCGTCTCCGAAGTGGCGGACACGGTCGTCCTGGAAGAAGATGTACTGAACAGCCTCTCTGCCGCCGAGATCTTCAATCTGGTGATACAGTTGCCCGCCGGTTACAGAACGGTTTTTAACCTGTATGTGATTGAAGGCATGAATCATGGTGAAATAGCCGCCCTGCTGGGCATCTCGGAAGGTACTTCCAAGTCACAGCTGAGCAAGGCGAAATCGTTATTGCAAAAAATGCTTACGCAGCAAAATATTGAATATGTCAAACGAAGAACGCAGCAATAG